Proteins encoded by one window of Mustela erminea isolate mMusErm1 chromosome 7, mMusErm1.Pri, whole genome shotgun sequence:
- the LOC116596027 gene encoding sodium channel protein type 8 subunit alpha-like, whose translation MAARLLAPPGPDSFKPFTPESLANIERRIAESKLKKPPKAEGSHREDDEDSKPKPNSDLEAGKSLPFIYGDIPQGLVAVPLEDFDPYYLTQKVSWRRRRPSFRPPVLTGLGETGRKSCPFAQVWISS comes from the coding sequence ATGGCAGCGCGGCTGCTCGCACCACCAGGCCCTGACAGTTTCAAGCCTTTCACCCCCGAGTCACTGGCAAACATCGAGAGGCGCATTGCCGAGAGCAAGCTCAAGAAACCGCCGAAGGCCGAGGGCAGCCATCGCGAAGACGATGAGGACAGCAAGCCCAAGCCAAACAGTGACCTGGAGGCAGGGAAGAGCCTGCCTTTCATCTATGGGGACATCCCACAAGGCCTGGTTGCGGTTCCCCTGGAGGACTTTGACCCATACTATTTGACGCAGAAAGTGAGTTGGAGGAGGCGGCGACCCAGCTTCAGACCCCCTGTCCTAACAGGCTTAGGGGAGACTGGGAGAAAGAGCTGTCCTTTTGCCCAAGTTTGGATAAGTAGCTAA